GCTCTGTTCAACTAAACAAAGCAAGTACACTAGTGTTTGTTTCTATGCTAATTGCAGTCAATGGcttaactatttagaaaactAACCTGTTATCTGCTTAATCACTGTTATTAGCCCTCTTCTAACAGATTCTTCTTGACAGCCTATGCATCTGCAGTTGCTGCAAGTACACTATTGATCAAATAATCATCACCACTGCAGCACTCCTGCACAGTGGTCCCACTTTATCCCTTACCTTTTTTTGTGTTCTCATATGTCAATCATGTCATAACCAGTCTTTTTCTCAGTGCCACACAAATATTGAGAATTTTTCATGGATTTAAAATCAGAATTAAGTCCTGCAGTTACATATAAAATGCACAAATGTAATAGTGGCATTGCAGAATCGAATTTGTGACATATCGTACAGATAATCTCGGTTCTTGTGGATGATTAGAACTGCATCATTTTTCTAAACAGTCACCATCCATCACATACTAATTTACCTAACAAATGCTATCAGTTTTACTCACTGTATTTTTTAATCCAAACTCAACCAAATGGCACTTGTGTTTGTGCTATACATGTCACTGTTTATCCTTGAACTTGCTGATATAAACTTTTCTACAAAACAAAACAGACTTGATATAATACTCTTGTTCCAACACTCTTGTGCAGTTATGCTCACTGTTTTCTGTGCATAGGTTTGTACAATTCTAATCATGCTGAATTGTCTAAAATCAAAACATTAAGCAGCGTTGGATAGAGTAACTTGACCCAAACATTCATATCAACTTCCCGATAGAGTAACGTGACCCAAACATTCATATCAACTTCCGCCACTAAACTTTCTCGTGAAAATTTTCCGCCGACAAATAATCACAATCATCGCTTGTCGGGGACGAGAACCAAaacataaaattattttcaagttaatttatttataatatgaaCGGACAAATGTTAGAAAAGCAGTAAAAAACATAGTAATAATTTACAGAACTTAACGAGCACGGTTGAATAGCTCAAGTGGTTATTCTGTCGTCCTAGGTCCTGAGTTTGACCATTCATCACCCCGAAAGCTTCTTACAACAAATActcattataaaattataagccatattgtcaaaaaaaaattacagaacttAATAAATagcaaaaaaattaaataaaggTAAATATATAGAAGCAGACAAATGAAAACTGAGTCATTGACAGGATGGTCTATGATTGGTATGGGGCAGAATAGAATACATAATGAGGACTGACTGACACAATAATAAACCTAGCAGGCCACTAGAAAGTCAACAAAATCTGCTTACACCCACAAAAATATCTATCAACTCACCACTCTACAGATCCAATGTTACATTCTCATTTGACACAAACAAACTCACATTAACTAAACTAATCTCCACCACTCTTGATTCAGAACTCCAATAAATACCTACCTCCAGGCCCCCCCTCAATGCAGGGATGCAGCGTGTTGTTTAGATCATGAAATTTTAATTTACGAGGATGAGAATGATATTATAATAATAGATGAGATTCTAATTTACGAGAATGAGAATGAGGTTGTAATAATCATCCACGAAAAGGACAACGAGGTTGCAATAACCGAACGTGTACTAATAAGTTGTTGATTTACGTATTTGGAAATTTGATCAAGTAATAGTCAAGTGTTTACTTGTTATTGGTTCAATAACTGGATCAAAATGTTTGATGAAATGATCAAGACTTTAGGGTTTCTTCTACAAATGCCTAGAAATTAGAATGCATCAGTGTAATGTAAGTAAAAGCTTAAAATTTTGAAGTCATCTCAGCAGTCTCATTTCTTTGTTGATAATAATAGTTAACAgttaagaaaagtgcttaaaaacACATAACAAAGAAGAAATGAAAAAAAGCATTAATTTGCCAATCTGTTTCTCAAACAGCACCAGCAAGGTAGAGATAGTCAAATTATACAGTTGCAGCTAACAACAAGACCCTTAATACCGATGAATTGTTGGGACCTTCCTCTGACACCGTTTAAGAACCCGAAACTCGGGGAGAAGTCACAGGAAACAGCGGCAAAAGCTGTGGCTCAGCACCTCTAGGTGTACTCATAGGTGATTTATGTAAATAAAAACCCTTCTCCGCAATAGCCTTCTCTTCTTCAGATGAACTCCCGGAAGATTTATTATGATCATCTCTTAATGGTGTCACCGGACTTAAAACAAGTGACGGAAAATCAAGAATGCTCGGAGACAAAATCTCAGGTTTTCGTGGCGAAAACCCGGGATTATTGCCAAAATTATGCAAAGACGGGTTGATCATCAGCCCATTTTTGAGACTATTTCTCCGCTCATAAAGCTTAAAACTCTGTTTCTTTTGACTTGTTCTGATAGGAGGTATGCTAGAGTTTTTCACTTGGTGTGGATCTGAGGCCTGTTTAGCAGTTTCTGATGATCCTGTAAGCATTTGAACTACTTGTTTAAAAGTGGTGGAATCCGCCTGAACGAAAGTCGTTGGATACGGGTTGTTCTCGGATCTTGACACCGGTTTTGGAGTTGCCGGAGGTGTTATAATTTGAGTTGCCGGAGAAAGACCATTGCTGTTTGAGCTACTACCATGGCTGTTTGGTGAGTTTGAAGGAGATGAGTTTTCTTTGGCATAGAGTCTTGGTGAGTTTTCCATTGGTGGGGTGATTAGTTAGTCTCCCTCCTCTATCTCTGATGAATTGTGTGAGCTGAGAGAGAGAAGGgagagagatttgagagagagagggagagagggagatgAGAGGTATGGGTTGGATGAGTGAATAACAAGAGAAACAATGGGGATTGAATGCTTGCTTGTTTGTTTGCCTTTTCATATGTACTTGGGCTGTGTTGTTACTGTTTTGTTATGTCTTAACAAGAGTTGTTACATTTGTTAGCTTTGTAAGAAAACATATTCTTGTTCCATTGTCAAATTTGGCTGTTTAGATCATATATTTATGTGGTGGAGATGtgaaatttatgttttaattatttattttttaagtAAACTTAAACATAACCAGAAGTCGAACTATTGACCTGATCTCAAAGAAGCAAAAAAATTCACCACCGGATCAACCATTTGTTAACTgtttttatacaaaattttagTTAAAAATTTAAAGACTTGCGTTGacttataaattaaaatttactcTATAATATTTGTTAAAATATGCAATTTTTAACAAACAGTTATTTTCGAAAGGTTAATAATTTAAGATTACTAAAACTCCGAAAATTTGTTATACTCAATAGTTTTTCCTTAATTAGAGTAATCGAGTTCTCATTTTTAGCATATGAATATTCAGCCGAGTACTCACTTAAGCCGAATAGATCACTTCTAATTTTCGAGTCCTCAATTATTATTTACAATACTCTATTTGATAATATAAAATGAAGTATTGAATATTTCCTCCGTCCCAAAAAAATAATTAACTTTGATTTTTTACGCGTATTTTAAGGTAAATAAAAAGTATAAGtccataaattatttttaaatttttttctgaataaaagtaataaacatgttaaattttagtttaataaaagaaatttaagaaaaaaacaTGCGGAACGATCACTTTTATACACcttaaaatatgtataaaaaaattaaaaatatatatattttgggacggatataataataaatttcaaattttcCAAAAGTAACGGACACCGGTAAAAATAACGGACCGGAAGAGTGGAGTAAGAGACACAAGGTGACACAAATGATTGAGGGAACTTAATAATTTTCTCACTAGACTTTTATTATTGCTGCGAAGTCTATACTCCCTCTGTCCTAAAATAAGTGTTGCTTTGACTTTTGACACGCTTTTTAAGGTACTAAAAAAAGATATTtgcatatattttttttcaaattttttttttctgaattaaaattttacatttatatttttatttagaaaaaaaaaattataaaaaaatgtaTATAAATACCTTTTTTTAATACCTCAAAATACGTGTCAAAAGTAAAAGCGACACTTattttgggacggagggagtagtttGCAGTGTCACTCTGCCCTCCTCCTCTTGTTGTTTTGCTTTTTGTAAAATGGCTGTGGGGCTATAGTTTGTTTGATTGGCTGCTCAAAAAATGCTCTCTAATGGTTGAGATTgagaatatatatttttagtgGATTTATATTTCAAATATGGTGGGCACTCTTGGGTTTTAAAGTCCAACTATGGGAGAAAAAAAGGTGTTGGTCTTTGGCACTTTTTGTTTTTTCACTTTTGTTAAATATCATCCAATTTTGAAAATAGTAACTAATCAGTTAAGGTAGTGATTTGTGATTTTATCGgataattttaaagaaaaatgaATGATTAATCGATATTTATATATCGGCAATTTAGCGAACCAATTTGGTATATATTTTTGACCAAATTTTTGGCAATTTTTGAAAAGAGTGAGGAAGGGTAAACAATGGTTCTATAAAAATATCTTACCATAATAAAAAAACTACAATACATGTAAAATCGTTAAAGGGTATATTGGGGATGCTTGGTCCTTATAAAATTCACATATGATTTATAAGTCCGTAATAACTTATCGACAAGTGTTTAGCGAACAAAACTTATAATTTAGTTGAATTTACAGCTTATAAACTGATAAGTTAAATGTTAGTAACGATCTAATTTTTCTcaatttaatttgatttttcgttttttattaattttagtttaaacatatatatttttaaatatttatccAAAAAAATATTTAGTTTTATTATCTATTTTagtatatttaaatataaaaaaatatgacTAATAGCAAAATTATCCAAACAATCATATAGTTAATAAGTATTTATCCATTTATCacttataaatcactattttattttaagttataaattaattatttaaaatttctCAAACGAATATATTATAACATATTCTATGTTGACCTATATCTATGAATTAagtatataaataaaatttaacaTATGAGGAGTGCTGATTGGTCGAATAATATATCGATATATGCGGCGGTGAATCCACTTTTTTTTCCGGACATATTTCTTAATAGTATACattctaaaaataataatattaaatttaacaATTATTTAACTTATATTTTCTAGAATCTTCTACTGCACTCATTTTATATGTTAAATATTTATTGATCTCCCAATTTatacaattttttattttttctctactaaattatattttttattaatctCGTGTCACATCTATGTAGTGTATATTAATGAGTGGGACGGACCAGGACTAATTATGTACAAACACTTGCCTTCCACTTCCGGCACTCAATTCAATTGGTTCGtacaaattttaaataaaatggGGATCGtgaaacaaattttaaaaaaattatttataaagaaTTTTATGGCCTTCAtcaaatttaatttaaaatagtAGTATTAGAATGTTTGATAAAATTTAGGACCTGTTTAGACGACTACTACTACAATTTTTTGCTGAAAAATGTTAAAATTGTTGTGTACATTCTAAAAACCAgtttttatgaaaataattttaatatgaaaACTATTTCTAGAGAAAGTAGGTCCacattttattaaaataattttaacgTTAAATCTCACCAAAAATATTATCTTTTCTTATTAAAATCAAATATATGTGATTAACTTAAAAATTATATCAAATAGTTATCTGACTTTTGAAATAATTATGCCGCATTTTTTGCGTCATATTTTCTTCAAACTTAATTAATGATCGagaataaaaaatataaaatgatagggaataaaaataACCCTAATTGCGGAATTAGTGTCGTATTAATTAGACCCGATTTGGTCTACTGGAAGagcccaattaatgaggcccaaaatcctaattatttattaatttcataattaataagaGGCTAATTAAACAGCCCAATAAATGTGTTCAAATAAGTAACTACTTCTACAAAAAGTAGCCTCCAAGCAACTTAAATTCAGAAGAAAACTAATTTCTGCtttttaggactccaaagtccaatcaGAGGTGGAGACTTGACAATCAAGTCATCCAATTCTACCCTAATTCCTATACTCTCAACGTATATATAAAGGGTTTTACCCCTTCAACTTCAGCAGAACGTTTTGGACAAGAGTTCCACACGTCACAAATCCGTGAAGGCATCCTACAAGCCACGAGGCCATTACCTGGAACgacgttttagacttagtcctgGAAAGACACGAAAGTTACTACTCCTTGGTGAGCTCTCGctgccatagccccgagggcatgcatcaccaagaactacgttttggcttgatccttggcatacgCCAAGGTACGTAGACATCTTGTGAGGGCAGGTTCAAGCCAAGAAATACAAGTGCATCCATTAAAGCTCGAAGTTTATCAAGTCCTAATATTAAATACacgcaataaataaatacatatttTTTACCCATAATATctggcgccgtctgtgggaagaagAAGACAACCATGAAAGCACGAAGAAACACCAAGAAATCACCTGCTATGATGCGCAACATCGCATCCAATGTTGAGATTCCACCACAGTCAAATCTCGACATCTGAGGGCCTAATCTTTCAGGGACGAAGATCCTCATTACCCAACTGTTGATTCATCGAACGGTCTCCAACCTCAAGGGATGCATAATTAAGGAAAGAGTCCCAAACTATAGATGGTGCTCTTACTAATGAACACCCGAATTTCAGATGTTAGTAATTGTGCTTCCCTCAAGGGTGAATGATCACCCACCTTGTGAGATGTAAAATTATGAGGAGGAACACAACATCGAGTACATAAGGAATACGAATCTCAGTATTTGTAAGAGTTAAACCTTATTGAAGAGAGAAGTTACGATCTCTATGATCCCCATATCGGGGATAATGATTGTTCATATAAAGAGGAGATCGCCCCAAAAAGGGTGCATCCGATTAAGGAACTTGTTGTCAAAGGCATTTTTAGCCCCGAAGACGTGAAAGGATGAATCCCCAAGTCATAAAGGAGAGGATATGTGTTCATGAAGCACACATCCGGGAACCCCAAAAGATCTGGTATTTTAGGGAAATCGCGATCTAACAACCACAACTAAGTTGTCGCTTCCACGATACCACAACTTTCAATCACACAATCAAGATTCTGGTCTCGTAATTATGGGATTCCCTGTGACCTGACCGCTGATTCAAGGGACTGATACCCCATCTCAAAGAGTAGAAAACCAAGGGATGAATTTCCAATTATATTTCAGGTGTTAACAATTATATTTTTATCTAGGATGAACGCTAACACACCTAATTGGAGTAAACTTTAGCGTTAACCACATTAGAAGTATAAATTCCGGTATTTGCAAGGGTTGAGCCCCATTCATAAAAGAGTCTGAGATTTCTTTTGTCCCAACACCTAGGACAGTGATCGTCTATCTGGTAAGGAGACCGAGCCAAGAAGAAGATTACCAAGCAAAGAGCTCGTTGTCAGTATACGTTCTCAGTCTCGAGGGCACGAAGGGATGATTTCTCAAACCATTGCGTAAAAGAATTCGAGCCCATGAGGAGAACATCAACAAAATTTAACAAGTTTGGAGGTGGGTTAGGCTAAAACCTGATCTTAACCTGAAGGGACAATTTAAGGTCCCCAAATTCAAAGATAGAATCCTCAAGTTTTAGGGTTGAATCCCCAATTTCAGATGGTAGTTGAGACCTTAACTCTACCAATGTTCTCCTTTCCCAAACCATGGATGATCCGGGATATGGATTCAAAGATTATAATCAAGGATGCGGAATTCAAAAACCGTGCAAAATATATACACCCCCTTAGATTCAAGGGTTGAAACCCATCAATGACCAACTTTTGGTTATTCCAATCCCTATACGGAGGATTATGAAATCTGAAGTTACAAGGATGCCACCCCAAGAAGGTGACGCCCAGGAAGTGACCGATCAAAAGAAGATGTCCCAAGCCTCGAGGTCTTCAAGGACTGAAAGCTTAGGATGACAAAGAGCGAATCCAGGAAAAGAAACCTGAAAAAGGAGCAACAAACTCGACTACTTGCAAAATTTAGACGGCCTGGAGCCCCAAGGATCGGTTCCCCGATATAGTTGGTTCGAACGACCTTCCGTGAAGAAGGAAGACGGAAATTCCAAGGGTCGATCCTAGAGATTTGATGCCCCTTGAAGATCTGAATGATCCAACGTATCACTCCATGAGAGAAATTATAAATACCTATATTTCGAGGAAGCTGAAGGTACCCAGTCCGAGTGTATGATGGAGTCGGTAATCCAGCTAACCACGTAAGGAAGTTTACAAACTCTCTATTACAACATCCGATGCACGATTTTATAAAGTGCATGACATTTTCTTAAACCCCGGGGGCATGACTCGATAATGGTGTAAAAGTGCATGAGCTACTTTGTATCCCCCAAAAACATGAAACGATGGTAAAAAGAATCCTTGTATGACCTAGTCCGATTCAAAAAAAATCCATGAACACCATGTACTTAAATAATAGGATGTCAATGATAGTCCAACAAGGAGCCTTGGATGTTAAATTTAAGTTATCATTGGCTGAAACTAATATGAAAAGCATACACAAGTTGCAACAATAGGAAGGCAAAAATAAACAGCATGGAGAAGAATTTGACCCCTGATAGGAGGCGATGAAGATAACAACTAGAAGCAAAATAAGGATAAAAAGTGTGACGCTAATGATAAATATCCCTGATGGAGACTCTCCCCCGAGAAAGAACAACAGAGAACCGAAGTTCACCAAGTATGCACGTTTTAATGCTCTAAGAAGCCGAATCTTGATAAACATGAAAAAATAAAGATGGTCGATGGCTAAAGCCACTGCGCATCAATCCTGAAAATAGGAACAAGAATTTGTATTCAAAAGTTCACGTAGAGGACATTGACGATTGTCGTTAGCTAAGGAGTAAAATTGAGTTCCTAATCCAGAGAGGAATACCGAACAGGTTCACCAAGATAGTGAAGGAAGTAATATAATTAATGATTGTGAAGAATAAGTGGGGAAATTAAGATACTCCAGGAAAACACGCAGCCCCAAGGGCCAGTTATCAACATGATCTTTAGAAGACTAACGACTGTTAGGACTTTAAGAAGCTCAATGAAAACTTGTGCCCGAAAGGTAGTACACCATAAGAAGCGACAGTGGAAATTGCCACTAACTTTGATGATTCTAATTCGGAAGGGATAAAATTCCTCCATGAAGACCCGATGATCGTCACACTATGATATAAAACTCTGAAAAATTATTGGCAGATGGGACTCGCTAATTGCCAACTTGCCTTTTATGATATGTATGATATGTTGCCACGATTAAAGGCCCGATTGAGTCGGGGGTAGGTCCTCCCAAAAGAAGACATGGAATTCCGAAAGACTGACGAGCAATGAAGAAATCCAATAGCAGATATGATTCTTATCTATTTATCACCTGAACAACCAAATAAGATGCTAAGCCTGGATTTAATCCTGAGTTGGTTACATATAAACTCGATAATGATGGTAACCGGAGTACAGTGAGGAAAACGAAAAGGAATTTTTGCCCTTGGCAGGAGAGAAACCACAAAATAGTAAGCTAATTATAAGGACAACATTCCTAAGGTACCACTCCTCATTAACTTTGTAATATTATGTATCTTTTTGCTTCTTTTATTTTGAGAAATCAAATGCCACCTACCAAATGTTAGAACGTAAAATTTTTGAGCGTCTCTATTGAAAGATCATGAGAGTCTACGGTATAATAGAATTAAGAGCCTAGACAAGGCAAAATACATGAAACACCTTCAAGAGGCATTTGAAGTGCTGATGatgcaccacaagatgatgttaaatcttACAAGGTGTGCCTTCGAGGTAAGATCTGGAAATTTTTGGGCCACATCTTTGAGTGGGGAATCAAGGCCAATGTTGATAAGATTCCTGGTTATGGAACCTTCATCTTTCATTAAGAACATAGAGAAACTAAAGAGTGCAATTTAGGAGAGGTTCATATCTGAATCCAATGACAAGTGTTTTCCCTTCTTCACGACATTGAAGAAAGTAAAGGACTCTTCATGCACTGATAAAAGCCAGGTAATATTTGAGAAATTGAAGAAGCAGATGACCAGAACACCCGAAGAAGTATTGAATCCATACATGGAAAACTCAATTGCGTAATTGAGATTTTTCCATGTGAGAAAAGATATGGAGGTTCAACAACCCACCTACTATGACAGTGAAGTTTTGTGTGAATAACCCCAGTGTTGAAAAGTTCTCATTAGCCATGACCAATACACGAGGAAATTAAATAGTTTTTCCAAGTGTGTAATATTAAAAAATAGCCCCCCAGGACAGAATGCACATCCCTGCGGCTAGTGGAAGGTTGTTTAAGTGGACAACTGAGCCTGACGAATTCAGTATAAATATGAATCGTGTTTAAGGTTCACGATTTGACTGACTTCATGGTTGAATGCCGCATTGACAACCAAGAAGAACCAAGAAGTCGGGTGCAGGTTGAGATAGCCCATGAGGGCAGGGAAACATGTAAACAAGGGAAAATCATGATACTCAAGTGATATTcagttctctattttgatggatcGTCAAAAAAAAAAATAAGTAGTGCAAGATCATGATGGATCTATGATAGAATTTGTCTTGATTTTGGATTTCTCAAATGACGAACAACGAAGACAAGTATGAGGCCTTGGTGTCCAGAATTGCCTCAGCTGAAACCCCGAGGGTCAAGAACTTCAAAAGTTAGCGGAGACTCAatgttgatgatttctcaaagtaaATGGGGAATTCAAAATAAAGCATGGGAAAACAATAAAATATGAGAAACTTGTGAAGCCATGACTCAATTTAATAAGTGCTACATCTAGAGTGAGGAAATCACGAAGGCCGTTGCCTAGGAAATAGAATGTTACATGGGAAGTTTTTGCCTAAGTGACTCAATCCGAAACTAGTCGGTGACTTGACGATGCCATGGGAGCATGAAATATGCTGGAAAAAGATTTGGAGCTTCAATCTGATTGCAAAGACTTTATGTAAGGAGTAGTTCGTGATTCCTTACTTGAAATGCCCGAACCCCCAAAAAACGGAATTGGTCTTAAAAGAAGTACATGAGAAGAACCGTGGGCTATGCTCAGGGGGCAAGGCTGTCGCTCAAAACTTATCCTATTTAGATTATATCGGTCGGAGATGATGGAAGATGACAAAGATAATGGAAAAAAATACGATGGATGCCTGAAGTACGCACATAACCAACACCCAAAGGCAGTTCCTGATAATAACCATAAGTTACTTCATGAGGTGGATTAAGGCTAAACACATAACTATGATAACCACCAAGCAAGTGACACAATTTCTGTGAGAAAGTGTGATACACAAATAATGACTTCCGCGAATCCCAGTAGTGGTTGATGAACATCAGCTCAACAACAaggatttaaaaaaaatatataaacaaACAATTATGAGGAGAATAACCGTGATTCCTGCTTGTCCAAAATGAATAAGCAAGCCGAGACGACCATGTGAATAGTACTTGATGGACTGAAGAAGAGGAACAAATATTCGGAAAATGTTTTAGCGGACTATCTACTTTCCATATCATGGGTGGATCGTGCCACTTACAAGGTAAATGCAGGAGTTACGTCATTCTTGTTAACCTACAAAGATAAGGTTGGGATGCCCTTTTGAATCACTCCATCCGACGGGTCGAGGCCTTTGAGTCCGAGAAGAACGAAGAAGACATGACACATGCTCTAAATTTGATTAAGCCCACACCGGGATTGCCGAGGATCAGAAATGAGTTTCCTGTAAAGCGAGAAGTAAAAGAATGATTTTGTTGACAATGGGCATTACTCCCTAGAGAGATTAATGCACCCGAAGgtgggcagaaaggaaagctgaATCCCATGTTTCGAAGGGCCGCATCTAGTCAAGAACAGAATTAGGACGAGGCTAAGCTTGAAAATGTTTAATGAAAATGAGGTATTTATACTTGACACACTTTAAACCTGAGGGTTTAATTAAATCGAGCATCCAAATAGGACAACACACTTAGTCAGACGAACTAACAAACAAAAAAAGACTCGTAGAAGCCACGTTCCATCCAGTTGAAGGCAAGGAGAAGGCACGTTTCGTCCAAGCAAAACGCTCTTAGAGCCATGATTTTATCTGATTAAAGGATCAAAGGTTGCAAGTGTCAAGAGGAGAATGCCATTATAAATTAGAGCACAAAATAAGAttcgatttgatatattataaGCTCAAATCGGGAAAGCGAGCAAAAGGTTATGGCTGTTGAAAGCCTTGCAACTCGTGATTCGGGGATCCTGATCTAAGATTTAGGACTCGGGGTCAAAGGGGTCGGGATTCCTGATCTAAAGATTTAGGATTCGGGGTTTAAGGGGTCAGGATTCCTGATCTAAACTGGGAATCGTTCGACTTGGGGTCAGAATCCTGGTCAAAGGGTTCAggattcctgatctaaattgtgaaTCGTTTGACCAGGGATCAGAATCCCGGTCCAAGGGGTCAggattcctgatctaaattgtgaaTCATTCGACTTGGGGTCAGAATCCCGGTCCAAGGGGTCATGAtttttgatctaaattgtgaaTCGTTCGACCAGGGGTCAGAATTCTGGTCCAAGGGGTCAGGATTCCTGATCTAAATTTGAATCGTTCGGCCAGGGGTCAGATACCTGGCCCAAGGGGCAGGATTCCCGATCTAAATTGTGATACGTTCGGCCAAGGGTCAGAATCCTGGTCCAATGGGTCAggattcctgatctaaattgAGAGTTGTTCGACCAGGATCTTGACCGAatggaatcctggtcgaaaatccCACGATCAGGGAAAACAGGAGCTTAATTAGGTCAGAAAATTGAGGCCAAGaaaaatcctgaccgaatttcAGTCATGATCCTAGTCGaaaaaatcctgaccgaaaaaCCCACTATCAGGGCAAACAGGAGCCTAATTCGGTCAAGAAATTGAGGCCAAGaaaatcctgaccgaatttcGGTCAGGATCCTGGTTGAAAATGTCTTGACCGAAAAACCCACGAGCAGAGTACATGGGAGtataattcgatcaggatcctggtcgaaaatggATTTCTGGtcgaaattatttcaaaaaaatgACGAGATTTTTTTTgggaaattttagaaaataataatttctGGAAAAATTTCCCAAAAGACAAagaaaatttcagaaaatctcaatattttctgaaaattaaggaaaaatatCCGGAGTTACGGAAAAATTCCTAAATTATTAGGAAAATTACCCGGAGGTACGGAAA
The sequence above is drawn from the Apium graveolens cultivar Ventura chromosome 2, ASM990537v1, whole genome shotgun sequence genome and encodes:
- the LOC141706752 gene encoding VQ motif-containing protein 4-like, giving the protein MENSPRLYAKENSSPSNSPNSHGSSSNSNGLSPATQIITPPATPKPVSRSENNPYPTTFVQADSTTFKQVVQMLTGSSETAKQASDPHQVKNSSIPPIRTSQKKQSFKLYERRNSLKNGLMINPSLHNFGNNPGFSPRKPEILSPSILDFPSLVLSPVTPLRDDHNKSSGSSSEEEKAIAEKGFYLHKSPMSTPRGAEPQLLPLFPVTSPRVSGS